The nucleotide window CATGAATGATAttataaagtaatttttttgCTGTTTTCGAACTAAAAGTCGGCAAAATGGTTTCTGCTTAGTTCGACATTCATCAACTGAAATTCATATCACGGTTGTTTGCAGGTTTGAGATAAGGCAAGTGAATGAAGGAAGCCACCACGTACCAGGATTGGTTGAAGCACGCGTGTCAACCATGGAGGAGGTTTGGGATGTGTTGAAAACAGGAAGCAATGCAAGGGCTGTTGGGAAAACGACGGCCAATGAGCACAGCAGCCGATCTCACTGGTCTGCACATCTGTTTTGTAGTTTAATTCTCCTTTTCAGAAAATCCTCTCCGTGATCAGCTATCTAAATGTAGTTTTTCTTCGTTGTACAGCATTCACTGCGTGATGGTAAAAGGGGAGAATTTGTTGAATGGAGAATGCACAAAGAGCAAACTGTGGTTAGTTGATTTAGCAGGAAGCGAACGGGTTGCAAAGACAGAAGTGCAAGGAGAACGGCTCAAGGAGACCCAAAACATCAACAAATCTTTATCTGCTCTTGGTGACGTTATATATGCTCTTGCCAACAAAAGCTCCCACATTCCTTTCAGGTTAATATGATATATTCATTTTCCTTTCAGTCACCAATTTTCATCCAACTTGACTCTTGGTTTGCATTGTCTTTGCAGAAACTCGAAGCTCACTCACTTACTTCAGGATTCTCTAGGTACTTTAACTTTGTTCTCAAAGAATCAATTGATATCTTTGCTTTACATATGTTACACTTGACTTTTCTCTTATGGAGCTTATGATGAAAATTGACTGGTATTTGACAGGAGGAGATTCGAAGACCCTCATGTTTGTACAAATCAGTCCTAACGAGAAGGACAACAGTGAAACGCTATGCTCACTGAATTTTGCTAGCAGAGTTAGAGGGATAGAGTTGGGGCCTGCAAAGAAGCAGTTAGACAATACTGAACTCTTGAAATACAAGCAAATGGTAAGCTTGACATCTCCATATATGTGTGATCGAATCATTCAAGTGTTGATTTGCGTTGTGGTAACTCTTTTTATTAGGTTGAAAAATGGAAACAAGATATGAAAGGAAAAGACGAACAGATGAGGAAAATGGAGGAAACAATGCTCGGTTTAGAAGCAAAAGTCAAGGAGCGAGACACTAAGAACAAAACCCTTCAAGAAAAGGTAAAACAATAACTCACCATAACCACAAGAATAACATTTTCATATTTGCTGAAACCATCACATATCACTTCCTCTGCTAGGTAAAAGAACTTGAATCGCAGTTGCTGGTGGAGAGGAAGCTAGCTCGTCAACATGTAGACACAAAGATTGCTGAGCAGCATACAAAACAGCAGAGCGAAGATGAAAACAACACCTCAAAGAGGCCACCACTAGCAAACATGCTGTTGGGAAGCAACAAGACCTCAAATGAAACAGCATCTTCGAAAGAAACAGTGAGCACCTCCAGCTACGACCTACCTCCTTTACCTAACAGTGGCCTCAAGTGTAACGACCTCACTGAAAAGGAGAACAATCCGGACATGGCTGAGCGGTTGCCAATACCAAAGAGAACAGGAAGATTCTCCGTTGGTCCAAAACGCATCCTACCAGCTCCAGCTCCAAGAAGGAGTACTCTTGCGCCAACGCCATACCTCCCAATCACATCAACTTCGCCGTTAAGGTCATCACGCCAAGCTACAATCACAAACTCGCCTGATGAAAAGAGCGGCACTAACCAAGTCCCTTGCATCAGTCCTAAGTTGCATAAAAGTAACGGGAAGACGCTGACCAGCATACTGAGACGAAGCATGCAAAAGAGAATGCAAACAAAATCTTCTACCCcgagacaacaacaacaaccgttGAGAAGAGGTGGCATTAATGTTGGAATGGAGAAGGTTAGGCTGTCTATAGGAAGCAGAGGGAAGTTAGCTCATAGAGTGCAGCTAACCAATGCTCGTAAGGCAGGTTTAAAAGAGACACCACTGAAACAGGCAcagaaggagaaagagagatggATCTGAAACtaattaaactgtttttttcttctaatgaCCTGATGACTTAAACTTGTTTCATTAAATTAAATGATTGGAGAATGATTGATTTATTATCATCCTCCTGTGTGGTTTGTGGATTTTGTTTGATCCTACTGTATAGTGAGTTAAGCGTTCTTTGTTTTTCATTCAAAGGTATGAAATGATTTGGTTTTCATTCAAGAAGAGAGAGTTTCATAACAATGAAAAAATATCATAAGCTTGggacttttgtttattttcagtATCCTCCAACTGGATTACAAAGTACCTGTTGTGTTGTTACGTACAGGCATAGTGTAAATTTACGTCGAAAAATACCTTAGAAATAGCTAATCAGCGaagcaaagaaaaacaaatcttataatatgattaaaaacATTGAAAAGAATCGTCCATTttacagaaaaagaaaaatctcaagtgtttgaccccaaaaaataaaaaaacatctCAAGTGCATACGTGATTCTAAGGGACATGTGTCTTGCAACTGTAAATCCTTGATGCGTATGTGTAAGGATTCTAATCTCCGTAAACTGAGGATATGGTCCACTAATGATTACTGTTTCTGCATCATCCTCTCTTCTTCAGTATAATTCATTGAGACATAATATTGTTTTTACTCTTCCTTGTCTTGGCTTACTGTCGTTCTCTGGTTATAAATCTTGATTGTGAATTTTCTGTGGTCACTTATTTGTTTGCTTGTATAAATCATTTTGTGATTCTTGTTTTAgctaatgatttttttattataaaatttagataaaCGATTGTGGCTAATTCCCATGAGTTATGGTTCGTCTCTTTGTTTTCTATGTTAGTTCGTCGTGCTAAAAAATCGAAGTTCCGATCAGTTACCGTAGATGAGGAATAAAGAGCCAAAAAAGTATTTAAAGCTGATAGATACCTTTAGGTTTTATTTACAGAGGAATTTGTATTTACATGCACCACACAGTTTTAAAACTTAACCGCAGAAACTTCCTATAAATACCTGTACAATGTGTGTTGCTCTCCACACAACTCAACTCACTCAAAATcctaaacacacacaaaaaaaaatgaagaagccTTCGGTAACCTCTTTTCTCATCACTCTCCTCTTGTCTGCAGCTGTCTGCGCCCACGGCACTACAGAATCCAACGGAACTCCAGTTAAGGTCGGGGAAAAATACTTCATGCTGCCTGTTAAGACAGAGAATAACGATGGAGGTGGTCTTGTTCCAGCCGCCACCAACATACTTCAGTCTTGTCCACTTGGCATCACCCAAACACGTCTTCCGAACCAACGGGGCATCCCCGTTAGCTTCCGATATACAGAAACTATCGACAGAGACTTCATTACCACAGACACCTCTATAAACATCGAGTTCATGTCCGACATCTGGCCAGTCTGCAGCGAGTTCTCCAAGTTATGGGCAGTCGATGACTCCTCATCTGCCATTATCATCGGTGGTAAACACAAGAGCCCAAATAGCGCGTTTAAGATACAAAATGTTACGGTAGCAGAACACACTTATAAGTTGACCACCTCATACGGAACCGTTGGAACTACCCCACCGCAGCTACTTGTCACCAATGATGAGTCTAAGACCTTAGTCGTCCAGTTCGTGAAGGCTGATGATGATGCTACTAAGGCTACTTCTCGTGTTGAAAAGTTAGGTCTAAGGATGTTCCCATTCTACTAGTCAAAGATCAAGATCATGAAATGTAAGAATCCTCGAGACCAGTCCATGGCCATGATTAAATGGGTTATAGATAATACCCGCAGGTATATATATGTGAACTCGTTTTTACTTTCGTAAATAAATCTCATGAATTTGTGTGTTTTCAGCGCTTTATGTAAATACCCGCACGTATGTATGTGAACTCGtctttattttcataataataataaatcagaTAAGTTTGTGTTTTCCGGCGCTTTATGAGACAACATACCTTTTACATTAAAACCATGCATATCCGATAATCTAGTTCTAAATTCTCATGTCATATGCATATCACCAAAGATCCTAAATCCATTTTTGGTTAAACCTAACCAATCAAAGTTAAATTGAACTCGAAGCCCCTTATTTTTATTTGCCCTTTTAAACTACACCGTACATGATATGGAAAACTATTGTAACTCTGTACTTGATGACCTTTCAAAAATGCCAAATTACACTAGAAAAAGACATGAAATTTTGCATTCTTGTTGTTTTCTAAACATATTAAATGATTTGGTTTTCATTCAAGAACAAAGACTGTCATTACCATTAATCCAGATTGGAGAGAAGCAACAGAGTCTTGAAGTCTAATGTGCAAGAGTACCATTATGTTTATGGGGGCATCAAGAGTACTAAAaggtatatattatatgttggTATCTTTACCTCAAGAGTCTCTATATTTCTTCTGTTTTATAACTTTATCAAAATCTTTTGGCTGAGTTTGTATAatgatattcttttttttctttaattttgttACAACGATGACTATCCATTTGATTCAGCATGAATGCCTAAAAGCTGGACAGCTCAATGATTATTTCACCAGAAGGAGAAAGCTAAATCCAAAACTCTTCTTAATCTACCAGGTTTAGCTGATGCCTTAGCTATCTGATCCTCCATTAGCCTCTCTACGTCTGGTCCCATATCGTGAACCATTTTAACCGACTCAGAGAGACGGTTGAGCAAGTTCACCAGTGCAATC belongs to Brassica rapa cultivar Chiifu-401-42 chromosome A07, CAAS_Brap_v3.01, whole genome shotgun sequence and includes:
- the LOC103831734 gene encoding kunitz trypsin inhibitor 2 codes for the protein MCVALHTTQLTQNPKHTQKKMKKPSVTSFLITLLLSAAVCAHGTTESNGTPVKVGEKYFMLPVKTENNDGGGLVPAATNILQSCPLGITQTRLPNQRGIPVSFRYTETIDRDFITTDTSINIEFMSDIWPVCSEFSKLWAVDDSSSAIIIGGKHKSPNSAFKIQNVTVAEHTYKLTTSYGTVGTTPPQLLVTNDESKTLVVQFVKADDDATKATSRVEKLGLRMFPFY